The Phragmites australis chromosome 15, lpPhrAust1.1, whole genome shotgun sequence genome window below encodes:
- the LOC133892044 gene encoding structure-specific endonuclease subunit slx1-like — protein sequence MARRTAAKGTRRPRKPSPSAAAAAGGGAENVPLPPAKGQVSDGGGGGGFFCCYLLRSLCPRSKGRTYIGFTVNPRRRLRQHNGEIRSGAWKTRRGRPWEMLLCIHGFTSNVAALQFEWAWQHPTESLAVRKAASSFKSLGGVGNKVKLAYTMLNLPSWENLNLTVNFFSSKNNKFTAGCPSLPSHMKTVVCPMEDLQCYVEGPSSSEEDNINDDPQGHQEPDAPHGDEHTEHSWQQITSELQPMDEQIRNAEDDMDSVGDFAPMEWGGVLGTTELDWSRTSPQCSLSPGDDHGGIAVDNEPGQVSPLLMFGAGSDDGDGHLFHDRDVVNLVTPTPVGRLRRRDCVARICPKIIDLTASPVVIQL from the exons ATGGCGAGGAGAACGGCGGCCAAAGGCACCAGGAGGCCAAGAAAACCCTCGCCTTCGGCGGCTGCCGCGGCCGGCGGTGGCGCGGAAAAcgtgccgctgccgccggccaAGGGACAGGTATCcgacggcggaggcggcggcgggttcTTCTGCTGCTACCTGCTCCGCTCCCTGTGCCCGCGCAGCAAGGGCCGCACCTACATCGGGTTCACGGTGaacccgcgccgccgcctccggcagcaCAACGGCGAGATCCGGAGCGGCGCGTGGAAGACCCGGCGCGGCCGGCCCTGGGAGATGCTGCTCTGCATCCACGGGTTCACCTCCAACGTCGCCGCCCTCCAG TTCGAGTGGGCGTGGCAGCACCCTACGGAGTCGCTGGCCGTGCGCAAGGCCGCCTCCAGCTTCAAATCGCTCGGTGGCGTCGGCAACAAGGTCAAGCTCGCATACACCATGCTCAACCTCCCCTCATGGGAAAA CTTGAACCTGACGGTGAATTTCTTCTCCTCGAAGAACAACAAGTTCACCGCCGGCTGTCCGTCGCTGCCGAGCCACATGAAGACGGTCGTCTGCCCGATGGAGGATCTGCAGTGCTACGTCGAGGGCCCCTCCTCGTCTGAGGAGGACAACATCAACGACGACCCTCAAGGCCATCAAGAACCCGATGCACCCCACGGAGACGAACACACTGAACATTCTTGGCAGCAGATAACCTCTGAACTGCAGCCAATGGATGAGCAAATCAGAAATGCAGAGGACGACATGGACTCCGTTGGTGATTTTGCTCCAATGGAATGGGGTGGAGTCCTCGGTACGACAGAACTGGACTGGTCAAGAACATCGCCTCAATGTTCCTTGAGCCCGGGCGATGACCATGGCGGAATAGCCGTGGACAATGAGCCAGGGCAGGTGTCCCCATTGTTAATGTTTGGTGCTGGTTCAGATGATGGTGATGGCCATCTCTTCCATGACAGGGATGTTGTAAACCTGGTTACCCCAACCCCAGTAGGCCGGCTGCGGAGAAGAGACTGCGTCGCCAGAATTTGCCCCAAGATTATTGATCTGACGGCTTCCCCTGTTGTCATTCAGTTGTAG